A single genomic interval of Cucumis sativus cultivar 9930 chromosome 5, Cucumber_9930_V3, whole genome shotgun sequence harbors:
- the LOC116404123 gene encoding sm-like protein LSM36B, producing the protein MSIGGEKGSASTKTPADFLKSIRGRPVVVKLNSGVDYRGILACLDGYMNIAMEQTEEYVNGQLKNKYGDAFIRGNNVLYISTSKRTLAEGSS; encoded by the exons ATGAGTATTGGTGGTGAAAAAGGTTCTGCATCAACAAAGACACCAGCGGACTTTCTCAAGTCAATTCGGGGTCGTCCCGTAGTTGTGAAACTCAACTCTGGTGTTGACTACAGAG GTATTCTTGCCTGTCTCGATGGATACATGAATATAGCAATGGAGCAAACCGAAGAATATGTAAATGGACAGTTGAAGAACAAATATGGCGATGCTTTCATTCGTGGAAATAACG TTCTGTACATCAGTACATCAAAGAGGACATTAGCAGAAGGGTCATCTTAG
- the LOC116403970 gene encoding eukaryotic translation initiation factor 2 subunit gamma-like codes for MSRKGLMEQDLKKLDVTKLHPLSPEVISRQATINIGTIGHVAHGKSTVVKAISGVQTVRFKNELERNITIKLGYANAKIYKCEDDKCPRPACYKAYGSGKEDSPLCDVLGFENCRMKLLRHVSFVDCPGHDILMATMLNGAAIMDGALLLIAANESCPQPQTSEHLAAVEIMRLQHIIILQNKVDLIQENVAINQHEAIQKFIQGTVADGAPVVPISAQLKYNIDVVCEYIVKKIPIPERNFVSPPNMIVIRSFDVNKPGFEVDEIKGGVAGGSILRGVLKVNQFIEVRPGIVVKDESGNIKCTPIYSRIVSLYAEQNELQFAVPGGLIGVGTTMDPTLTRADRLVGQVLGEVGSLPDVYVELEVNFFLLRRLLGVRTKGSERQGKVSKLAKGEILMLNIGSMSTGARVVAVKNDLAKLQLTSPVCTSKGEKIALSRRVEKHWRLIGWGQIQAGSTLDVPPCPI; via the exons ATGTCGCGGAAGGGTTTAATGGAACAAGACTTAAAGAAATTGGATGTAACAAAGCTCCATCCGCTTTCTCCAGAAGTTATATCTCGTCAAGCTACTATCAATATTg GTACTATTGGTCATGTGGCACATGGTAAGTCTACAGTTGTAAAGGCAATTTCAGGAGTCCAG ACTGTACGTTTTAAGAATGAACTGGAGCGTAACATTACCATTAAGTTGGGGTATGCTAATGCGAAGATATACAAATGTGAAGATGACAAGTGCCCTCGGCCTGCATGCTACAA GGCATATGGAAGTGGAAAGGAAGACAGTCCTTTGTGTGATGTGCTTGGGTTTGAAAATTGCAGGATGAAACTACTGCGACATGTATCCTTTGTCGACTGCCCG ggTCACGATATTCTTATGGCTACCATGCTTAATGGAGCAGCCATTATGGATGGAGCACTACTTCTGATAGCTGCCAATGAAAGCTGCCCTCAACCTCAAACTTCTGAGCACCTTGCTGCTGTTGAAATTATGCGCCTTCAGCATATTATAATCCTCCAGAATAAAGTTGATCTTATTCAGGAAAATGTTGCAATCAATCAGCACGAAGCTATTCAAAAGTTCATTCAG GGAACAGTTGCTGATGGTGCACCAGTGGTACCAATTTCTGCTCAGCTGAAGTATAACATTGATGTCGTTTGCgaatatatagtaaaaaagaTTCCAATTCCAGAAAGGAATTTCGTCTCACCTCCTAATATGATTGTGATTCGTTCATTTGATGTTAACAAACCCGGATTTGAAGTTGATGAGATCAAAGGAGGTGTAGCTGGTGGTAGCATATTACGG GGTGTTTTAAAGGTGAATCAATTTATTGAAGTTCGTCCTGGGATTGTTGTTAAGGATGAAAGTGGTAACATAAAGTGCACCCCAATATACTCGAGGATTGTTTCTTTGTATGCTGAGCAAAATGAGCTGCAATTTGCAGTCCCTGGAGGTCTTATTGGGGTTGGTACAACCATGGACCCCACTTTGACTCGTGCTGACAGATTGGTAGGTCAGGTTCTTGGGGAAGTTGGATCACTTCCTGATGTTTATGTCGAGCTAGAG gtaaactttttccttttacggCGGCTCCTAGGTGTGAGGACAAAAGGATCAGAAAGACAGGGAAAAGTATCAAAACTAGCCAAGGGGGAGATTCTAATGTTGAACATAGGATCCATGTCTACGGGAGCTAGAGTAGTTGCAGTGAAGAACGATTTAGCAAAGTTGCAGCTTACATCTCCTGTTTGCACCAGCAAGGGGGAGAAGATCGCTCTAAGTCGTCGTGTTGAGAAGCACTGGCGTCTTATTGGCTGGGGTCAAATTCAAGCTGGATCTACTCTGGATGTCCCTCCCTGCCCCATTTGA